In Streptomyces sp. NBC_01426, one genomic interval encodes:
- a CDS encoding PucR family transcriptional regulator: MTRSELEARRAEGERAAELGLTLRVMIREHLAVSQEVLTRVPIQQAGSLLAVTEQAVDAFVEGYERAQHQAVRQEEAARREFIDDLLFGRSDLGRLAERAERFGLRLSQAHAVAVASGPEPYGDGYPVARGIESAVLARFAGRQILLATKDGRLICVAPGDQPDVLAFFAKQAYAATDGGKVAIGRSHPGAGGVVHSYEEALNALELAERMGLDGPVLHAADLLVYPVLTRDRQAMADLVENVLGPLRNGRGGARTFIDTLTAYFDSGCVATEAARKLSLSVRALTYRLERIHTLTGADPADPVNRYTLQTAVIGARLLAWPDTEA; the protein is encoded by the coding sequence ATGACGCGCTCCGAGTTGGAGGCACGCCGCGCCGAGGGGGAGCGGGCCGCGGAGCTGGGTCTCACTTTGCGCGTGATGATCCGCGAGCACCTGGCGGTGTCCCAGGAGGTCCTCACCCGGGTGCCGATCCAGCAGGCGGGTTCGCTGCTTGCCGTGACCGAACAGGCGGTGGACGCCTTCGTCGAAGGCTACGAGCGCGCCCAGCACCAGGCCGTGCGCCAGGAGGAGGCCGCACGTCGCGAGTTCATCGACGACCTCCTCTTCGGGCGCAGCGATCTGGGCCGGCTGGCGGAGCGTGCCGAACGCTTCGGACTGCGTCTGTCGCAAGCGCACGCGGTGGCCGTGGCGAGCGGACCTGAGCCGTACGGGGACGGGTATCCGGTGGCCCGCGGGATCGAGTCGGCGGTGCTGGCCCGGTTCGCAGGCAGGCAGATTCTGCTCGCCACGAAGGACGGGCGGCTGATCTGTGTGGCCCCCGGTGACCAGCCGGATGTTCTGGCGTTCTTCGCCAAGCAGGCGTACGCCGCCACCGATGGCGGCAAAGTGGCCATAGGCCGCTCCCATCCGGGCGCCGGCGGCGTGGTGCACTCCTACGAGGAGGCGCTCAACGCCCTCGAACTGGCGGAACGGATGGGCCTGGACGGGCCGGTACTGCACGCTGCGGACCTGCTGGTCTACCCGGTCCTGACGCGGGACCGGCAGGCGATGGCCGACTTGGTGGAGAACGTGCTGGGCCCGCTCCGCAACGGGCGCGGCGGCGCGCGGACCTTCATCGACACCCTCACCGCGTACTTCGACAGCGGCTGTGTGGCGACCGAGGCCGCACGGAAGCTGTCGCTGAGCGTGCGGGCGCTGACCTACCGGCTGGAGCGGATCCACACCCTGACCGGCGCGGATCCGGCCGACCCGGTCAACCGCTACACCCTGCAGACCGCGGTGATCGGCGCCCGCCTGCTCGCCTGGCCCGACACCGAGGCGTGA
- a CDS encoding EF-hand domain-containing protein, whose translation MTALQDLKYGQWFRGADVDGDGFITQRDVRNMSERYIAARGATPDSATTHQLTEGMDGFWTNVIAPMDQDGDGKVDLREMTEGFKRVLTDPALYPEQIEPVTNCFFDLVDLNADGKIDQAEFQQMFDAVAGVPVEDGAAAFAALDRDGSGALDRAEFHQALTEFFYGNNPDAPANHLFGKVTA comes from the coding sequence ATGACTGCACTTCAAGACCTCAAGTACGGCCAGTGGTTCAGGGGCGCCGACGTCGACGGCGACGGGTTCATCACCCAGCGGGACGTCCGCAACATGAGCGAGCGCTACATCGCCGCCCGCGGCGCCACGCCGGACTCCGCCACCACCCACCAGCTCACCGAGGGGATGGACGGGTTCTGGACGAACGTGATCGCCCCCATGGATCAGGACGGTGACGGGAAGGTCGATCTGCGGGAAATGACCGAAGGGTTCAAGCGGGTCCTGACCGACCCCGCCCTGTACCCGGAACAGATCGAGCCGGTGACCAACTGTTTCTTCGACCTGGTCGATCTCAACGCCGACGGCAAGATCGATCAGGCGGAGTTCCAGCAGATGTTCGACGCGGTCGCCGGCGTTCCCGTCGAGGACGGTGCCGCGGCCTTCGCCGCTTTGGACCGGGATGGCTCCGGCGCACTGGACCGCGCCGAGTTCCACCAGGCGCTCACGGAGTTCTTCTACGGCAACAACCCGGACGCTCCAGCCAACCACCTCTTCGGGAAAGTCACCGCGTGA
- a CDS encoding molybdopterin-dependent oxidoreductase: MVERRMSVATHWGSFVAVVESGRLVRIEPRGDDPAPSPIGPGMVTAADDHARVLRPAVRKGWLNGLPRVHDTARGADAFVEVSWDDALTLVSDELSRVRSQHGDSAVFGGSYGWASAGAFHNAQGQLHRFLSLGGGYTDSRNTYSTAALEVILPHVIGGHPWSYQSRMPMWGEIAENCELVVAFGGLALKNSQINPGGLARHQTQDLQRQCREAGVRFVNVSPIRSDVAGFLDAEWLPVVPNTDTAAMLGIAHTMLVNGWHDEDFLRRCCTGFDRFASYLLGELDGVPKDAAWAARITGISRDAIIDLARRLTAQRSIIMVNYAVQRADHGEQPIWMSVVLAAMAGSMGRPGCGWGAGYATMDATGVAPGRPSVATIPAVSNPVADFIPVARIADTLLHPGKTIDYDGQRLTLPELHLVYWCGGNPFHHHQDLHRLTRAWQRPDTVVVHEAWWNTTAKFADIVLPVATSLERDDFAAGFSDPHLVAMPKVREPEGESRTDHHIFAALAARLGYEKEFTQSRSETEWVRHLYDQTRVQLGDETTLPSFEDFWRSAAAELPALTGPFPGSFEALRSDPQQFPLPTPSGRIEIFSEEIDSFGYDDCAGHPTWFEPVEWLHADLADRFPLHLISNQPASRLHSQYDNGGHSLSSKIRGREPVTLNPADAASRGIENGTIVRVFNDRGSCLAGAVLSDDVMSGVVQLSTGAWWDPVQPGLSGTLDRHGNPNVLTADRPCSRLSQGPSALSALVDVEVYADLPPDVLAFTPPDLRH; the protein is encoded by the coding sequence ATGGTGGAACGACGCATGTCGGTTGCGACGCACTGGGGCAGTTTTGTCGCGGTGGTCGAATCCGGCCGGTTGGTGCGAATCGAGCCGAGGGGCGACGACCCTGCGCCGTCGCCTATCGGCCCCGGAATGGTGACGGCCGCCGACGACCACGCTCGCGTGTTGCGCCCCGCGGTGCGCAAAGGCTGGCTGAACGGCCTGCCGCGCGTCCACGACACGGCCAGAGGCGCGGACGCCTTCGTGGAAGTGAGCTGGGACGACGCGCTCACGTTGGTCAGTGATGAGCTGTCTCGGGTGCGTTCACAGCACGGAGACAGTGCGGTGTTCGGCGGGTCCTACGGCTGGGCGAGTGCGGGCGCGTTCCACAATGCGCAGGGGCAACTCCACCGGTTCCTGTCGTTAGGCGGGGGATACACCGACTCGCGCAACACGTACAGCACCGCGGCTTTGGAGGTCATCCTTCCCCATGTAATCGGCGGGCATCCGTGGAGCTACCAGTCCCGGATGCCGATGTGGGGCGAGATCGCCGAGAACTGCGAGCTCGTGGTGGCGTTCGGAGGGCTGGCCCTGAAGAACAGCCAAATCAACCCTGGTGGGCTGGCAAGGCACCAGACGCAGGACCTGCAGCGCCAGTGTCGTGAGGCCGGGGTGCGGTTCGTGAACGTCAGCCCTATCCGCAGTGACGTCGCCGGCTTCCTCGACGCCGAGTGGCTGCCCGTCGTCCCCAACACCGACACCGCCGCGATGCTCGGCATCGCCCACACGATGCTGGTCAACGGCTGGCACGACGAAGACTTCCTTCGCCGGTGCTGTACCGGGTTCGATCGCTTTGCCTCCTACCTGCTCGGCGAGCTCGACGGCGTCCCCAAGGACGCCGCCTGGGCGGCGAGGATCACGGGCATCAGCCGTGACGCGATCATCGACCTCGCTCGGCGCCTCACAGCCCAGCGCTCGATCATCATGGTCAACTACGCGGTGCAACGGGCAGACCACGGCGAACAGCCGATCTGGATGTCCGTCGTGCTGGCCGCCATGGCGGGCTCGATGGGCCGGCCCGGCTGCGGCTGGGGCGCAGGGTACGCGACGATGGACGCGACCGGCGTTGCCCCAGGCCGCCCCTCGGTGGCAACGATTCCGGCGGTTTCCAACCCCGTTGCGGATTTCATCCCGGTCGCGAGGATCGCCGACACCCTGCTGCATCCGGGCAAGACCATCGACTACGACGGGCAGCGGCTCACCTTGCCCGAGCTGCACCTCGTGTACTGGTGCGGAGGAAACCCGTTCCACCACCACCAGGACCTGCATCGGTTGACCCGCGCCTGGCAGAGACCTGACACCGTGGTGGTTCACGAAGCCTGGTGGAACACCACCGCCAAGTTCGCGGACATCGTCCTGCCCGTCGCCACCAGCCTGGAACGCGACGACTTCGCCGCCGGCTTCTCCGACCCCCACCTCGTCGCCATGCCGAAGGTCCGCGAGCCGGAAGGCGAGTCGCGCACCGACCACCACATCTTCGCCGCCCTGGCCGCCCGGCTCGGATACGAGAAAGAGTTCACACAGTCGCGTTCCGAGACCGAATGGGTACGGCACCTTTACGATCAGACGAGGGTCCAGCTCGGCGACGAGACCACCTTGCCAAGCTTCGAGGACTTCTGGCGAAGCGCCGCTGCTGAGCTGCCGGCGCTGACTGGACCGTTTCCCGGGAGCTTCGAGGCGCTCCGCTCAGATCCGCAACAGTTCCCCCTGCCGACGCCGTCGGGCCGGATCGAGATCTTCTCCGAGGAAATCGACTCGTTCGGCTACGACGACTGCGCCGGGCATCCGACGTGGTTCGAACCAGTGGAGTGGCTTCACGCTGATCTGGCGGACCGATTCCCGCTGCACTTGATTTCGAACCAGCCCGCCTCACGCCTGCACAGTCAGTACGACAACGGCGGCCACAGCCTCAGCTCAAAAATTCGAGGGCGCGAGCCCGTGACGCTCAATCCGGCGGATGCCGCGTCGCGCGGTATCGAAAACGGCACGATCGTACGCGTCTTCAACGACCGAGGCAGCTGCCTCGCGGGCGCGGTCCTGTCTGACGACGTCATGTCAGGCGTCGTGCAACTGTCCACCGGCGCGTGGTGGGATCCGGTCCAGCCGGGCCTCAGCGGGACACTGGACCGTCACGGCAATCCGAACGTCCTCACGGCGGATCGGCCGTGCTCACGCCTGTCCCAAGGGCCGAGTGCTCTCAGTGCGCTGGTCGACGTCGAGGTCTATGCCGATCTTCCGCCTGATGTGCTCGCCTTCACGCCACCCGACCTCCGACATTGA
- a CDS encoding histidine decarboxylase, with the protein MTTEYTGIPVTAPPTNDDYRLGADSYTDEQRTAVLAKPEGYLGEQRGRLLGYQVNLSLDGHAALGPFLGFHLNNIGDPFVDSHYSLHSRWLERAVLEHYARLWHVALPEDPDRPREEDGWGYVLSMGSTEGNLYAMWNARDYLDGNALVRDEVSGDTSCRTSYLRAQHPDDNPNAYLPVAFFSRETHYSHIKAMRVLDIPTFYDLGGSLYPGQCPIDVSGTGMPTYNGWPLGGVPTTGGDEGPGTIDIDALVAVVDFFAAKGHPVLVNFNVGSVFKGAFDDVQGACERLRPIFTRHGLVDRTVRFDPDDPNRVSTRNGYWIHVDGAMGAAYAPYLEKARDTGLTDTAPPVFDFRIPEVSSIVTSGHKYPGAPVPTGIYMARAGAKLRPPSDPAYVSSPDSTFAGSRSGFAALAMWNHLAQLSEEQQIRQAADVSGIAQYTARRLRELSDRLRDRSEPWAEDGIEVGHADHALSIWFQQPRADITRKYSLACMPLNLGGRRHDYSHVYVMPHVTRQLIDELLADLAQPGAFDRSTDPDAQRPPLPHQR; encoded by the coding sequence ATGACGACCGAGTACACAGGAATCCCGGTAACGGCGCCGCCGACCAACGACGACTACCGGCTGGGTGCCGACTCCTACACCGACGAGCAGCGGACCGCGGTCCTCGCCAAGCCGGAGGGATACCTCGGCGAGCAGCGCGGTCGTCTTCTTGGCTATCAGGTGAACCTGTCGCTCGACGGCCACGCCGCGCTGGGCCCGTTCCTGGGCTTCCACCTCAACAACATCGGGGACCCGTTCGTCGACAGCCACTACAGCCTGCACTCGCGGTGGCTGGAGCGGGCCGTCCTTGAGCACTATGCCCGCCTGTGGCACGTGGCCCTGCCCGAGGATCCGGACCGGCCCCGCGAGGAGGACGGGTGGGGGTACGTGCTGTCCATGGGCAGCACCGAGGGCAACCTGTACGCGATGTGGAACGCGCGGGACTACCTGGACGGCAACGCCCTGGTGCGTGACGAGGTCTCCGGCGATACCAGCTGCCGCACCAGCTACCTGCGGGCCCAGCATCCCGACGACAACCCCAACGCCTACCTGCCGGTGGCGTTCTTCTCCCGGGAGACCCACTACTCGCACATCAAGGCGATGCGGGTGCTGGACATCCCGACCTTCTACGACCTGGGCGGAAGCCTCTACCCGGGCCAGTGCCCGATCGATGTGTCCGGCACCGGGATGCCGACGTACAACGGCTGGCCGCTGGGCGGGGTCCCGACCACCGGCGGCGACGAGGGGCCGGGCACCATCGACATCGACGCCCTGGTCGCCGTCGTGGACTTCTTCGCCGCCAAGGGACACCCCGTCCTGGTCAACTTCAACGTCGGCAGCGTCTTCAAGGGCGCCTTCGACGACGTCCAAGGCGCCTGCGAGCGCCTGCGGCCGATCTTCACACGGCACGGACTCGTCGACCGCACCGTGCGATTCGACCCCGACGACCCCAACCGTGTCAGCACCCGCAACGGGTACTGGATCCACGTCGACGGAGCCATGGGAGCCGCCTACGCCCCCTACCTGGAGAAGGCCCGCGACACCGGCCTCACCGACACCGCACCCCCGGTCTTCGACTTCCGGATCCCCGAGGTGTCCTCCATCGTCACCAGCGGCCACAAATACCCCGGCGCGCCCGTCCCCACGGGAATCTACATGGCACGCGCGGGAGCCAAGCTCCGCCCGCCGTCCGACCCCGCATACGTCTCCTCCCCCGACAGCACCTTCGCCGGCTCCCGCAGCGGCTTCGCAGCCCTCGCCATGTGGAACCACCTCGCCCAGCTCAGCGAAGAACAGCAGATCCGCCAGGCCGCCGACGTCTCAGGAATCGCCCAGTACACCGCCCGGCGCCTGCGCGAACTCAGCGACCGACTCCGGGACCGCTCAGAGCCATGGGCCGAGGACGGCATCGAGGTCGGCCACGCCGACCACGCCCTCAGCATCTGGTTCCAGCAACCCCGCGCCGACATCACCCGCAAATACTCCCTGGCCTGCATGCCCCTCAACCTCGGCGGTCGCCGCCACGACTACAGCCACGTCTACGTCATGCCCCACGTCACCCGGCAACTCATCGACGAACTCCTCGCAGACCTCGCCCAGCCCGGAGCCTTCGACCGCTCCACCGACCCCGACGCCCAACGACCCCCACTCCCCCACCAACGCTGA
- a CDS encoding excalibur calcium-binding domain-containing protein, giving the protein MARWDKAGRAVTVVLASIWFGVLLVTASGPKPVRDDAKPGSRPVVTVTVTASAPTLAAPSSTSSSTPVSASPTPVSPSVSALASVPPVAAPAQPQVPQAPPSRPHAPAPARADDGKGTSDDAPAAVGASSGGSSTSGGGGSAYYRNCTAVRDAGAAPIRRGDPGFDRHLDRDGDGIACE; this is encoded by the coding sequence ATGGCCCGCTGGGACAAGGCCGGCCGGGCGGTAACCGTGGTCCTGGCCTCGATCTGGTTCGGTGTACTGCTCGTCACCGCCTCCGGCCCGAAGCCCGTGCGTGACGATGCGAAGCCCGGTTCCCGGCCGGTGGTCACCGTCACCGTCACCGCGTCGGCCCCCACCTTGGCCGCCCCCTCTTCCACGTCCTCGTCGACACCCGTTTCGGCGTCACCCACACCTGTCTCGCCGTCTGTCTCCGCACTGGCGTCGGTCCCGCCCGTTGCCGCCCCGGCCCAGCCGCAGGTTCCCCAGGCTCCGCCGAGCCGGCCACACGCCCCGGCCCCGGCGCGGGCTGACGACGGGAAGGGGACCTCGGATGATGCTCCGGCGGCCGTGGGGGCGTCGTCAGGGGGGAGTTCGACCAGCGGGGGAGGTGGCAGTGCCTATTACCGCAACTGCACGGCGGTCAGGGATGCAGGGGCAGCTCCGATCCGCCGCGGGGACCCTGGCTTCGACCGCCACCTCGACCGCGATGGCGACGGCATCGCCTGCGAGTGA